A window of the Cicer arietinum cultivar CDC Frontier isolate Library 1 chromosome 6, Cicar.CDCFrontier_v2.0, whole genome shotgun sequence genome harbors these coding sequences:
- the LOC101511453 gene encoding uncharacterized protein isoform X2 — MGRSLEMLVDVNLAEEGILRLLFAAIYLMLNRSGNDSETSAASRLLALATCFATTMLRKYGLLQHKKDTCIADGLNMTGLLSLPPIEPVKLQTEVDFGQKLGELAHFLEIIRTLQFRHRTVFQKASRGLVDSGEESSVMSIEILHEEPKLAVLPSDLESLDMLNQHELSFPLPASGGGNNENLALVPVGSESNLISEEFGNLSHLEKKVLPLENPREMMARWKVGNPDLKTVVKDALLSGRLPLAVLQLHLHQSEDLIADKGPHDTFTEVRDIGRAVAYDLFLKGETELAVATLQRLGENIEYCLKQLLFGTVRRSLRAQIAEEMKRYGYLGPYELKILEDMSLIESLYPSSGFWKTYHHRLKDTSVPSDSVSPVENRLRLLHNHSFDSLVIECGEIDGIVLDTWMNIDENSSALEVDDDDAHVGYWAAAAVWFDAWEQRTVDRMILNQSFRSDISLLWESQLDYHLCRNNWKEVFRLLDLMPAYVRSAGSLQLNLDVVQPVSTSPCHVKSSNYGNFLCSLEELDSVCMEVPDVQIYKFSPDICSGWIRMLMEEKLAKRFIFLREYWEGTTELVALLARSGYISGKNNFWLEDDHNEASLVRDGTAQALHKIFVHHCAQYNLPNVLDLYLDHHRLVLDLDSLYALQESAVDCEWARWLLLSRVKGSEYKASLANARSIMSRDLAPRSDLGVLELDEIIQTVDDIAEGGGEMAALATLMHASIPIQSCLNSGGVNRHSNSSAQCTLENLRPTLLRFPTLWRTLVGACLGQDTKGLLVTKAKTVGHAALSDYLSWRDDIFLSTGRDTSLLQMLPCWFPKPVRRLIQLYVQGPLGCQSFSAFPMGETLLHRDIDLFISPDLPAEISAISWEATIQRHIEEELHGSLLEENGFGLEHHLHRGRALAAFNQILGHRVQNLKSEWEASSSSHGQSNIQSDVQKILSPLEQREDTLLSSVLSTAILHFEDSMLVASCAFLLELCGLSASKMRIDVAVLKRISSFYKSSETNENLKQLSPNGSVFHAISHEGDVTESLARALADEYLHKDSPVIASKVGASSKQSSRALMLVLHHLEKASLPRLIDGNTYGSWILCGNGDGNELRSHRKVSSQHWSLVTNFCRLHQLPLSTKYLSVLARDNDWIEFLSEAQIGGYPFDTVVQVASKEFSDPRLRLHMLTVLRGMQSKKKAGSASFLDTLEKNSETTFPDENICIPVELFQILAVCEKQKCPGEALLIKAKELSWSTLAMVASCFLDVSPLSCLTVWLEITAARETSSIKVNDTASQIADNVGAAVNATNSLPVGDRVLTFHYNRQSPKRRRLISPASLDSAASAMSDISSTSINEGIFHSQGKTMEDEITEEQCGSVNVARVSDEGPASLSKMVAVLCEQQLFSPLLRAFEMFLPSCPLLPFVRALQAFSQMRLSEASAHLGSFSARIKEEPMHVQANLGREGQIGTSWISSTAATAADAVLSTCPSPYEKRCLLQLLAATDFGDGGYAAAYYRRLYWKINLAEPLLRKDDELHLGNENWDDASLLSALEKNRHWEQARNWAKQLEASGAPWKSAMHHVTESQAESMVAEWKEFLWDVAEERVALWSHCHTLFIRYSFPSLQAGLFFLKHAEAVEKDLPARELHELLLLSLQWLSGMISLSNPVCPLQLLREIETKVWLLAVESETQVKSEGDINFTFSIRENASKNDSSIIDRTASIIAKMDNHINTMRNRTVEKYESRENNQIPHKNQVVDAPLSTSFGGSTKPKRRAKGYVALRRPALDSVEKSADTDDGSNTISFKNELQLQEENLKVEMSFSRWEERVGAAELERAVLSLLEFGQITAAKQLQYKFSPGQMPSEFRLVDAALKLASMSTPPSNISVSMLDEEVRSVMQMYGLMNDKHRVDPLQILESLVVIFTEGSGRGLCKRIIAVIKAANTLGLSFLEAFNKQPIELLQLLSLKAQESFEEAKFLVQTHPMPATSIAQILAESFLKGVLAAHRGGYMDSQKEEGPAPLLWRFSDFLKWAELCPSEPEIGHALMRLVITGQEIPHACEVELLILSHHFYKSSACLDGVDVLVALAATRVDAYVLEGEFSCLARLITGVGNFYALNFILGILIENGQLDLLLQKYSAAADTNTGTAEAVRGFRMAVLTSLKHFNPNDLDAFALVYTHFDMKHETATLLESRAEQSCEQWFRRYNKDQNEDLLDSMRYFIEAAEVHSSIDAGNKTRKDCAQASLLSLQIRMPDFNWLYQSETNARRALVEQSRFQEALIVAEAYNLNQPSEWALVLWNQMLKPEVMEEFVAEFVAVLPLQPSMLNDLARFYRAEVAARGDQSHFSVWLTGGGLPAEWAKYLGRSFRCLLKRTRDLRLRVQLATVATGFGDVIDACTQEMDKVPDNAAPLVLRKGHGGAYLPLM, encoded by the exons ATGGGCAGATCTTTGGAAATGCTTGTGGACGTGAATCTAGCAGAAGAGGGGATTTTGAGATTGCTTTTTGCTGCAATTTATCTTATGCTTAATAGAAGTGGCAATGATAGCGAAACTTCTGCTGCTTCAAG GCTTCTTGCACTGGCTACTTGCTTTGCAACTACAATGCTTCGCAAGTATGGGTTGCTACAACATAAAAAAGATACATGCATAGCAGATGGGTTGAATATGACAGGATTGCTTTCTCTTCCCCCAATTGAACCAGTGAAATTACAAACTGAAGTGgattttggtcaaaaacttgGTGAGCTGGCTCATTTCTTGGAGATCATCCGAACTCTGCAATTTAGGCATAGGACAGTATTCCAAAAGGCCAGTCGAGGATTG GTTGACAGTGGAGAAGAGTCGTCTGTTATGAGTATAGAAATACTGCACGAAGAACCCAAACTTGCAGTTCTTCCATCAGATTTAGAGTCATTGGATATGTTAAACCAACACGAGCTTTCTTTTCCTTTACCAGCATCAGGCGGTGGCAATAATGAGAATCTTGCGTTGGTACCTGTTGGTTCTGAGTCTAATTTGATCTCAGAGGAATTTGGTAACTTATCTCATTTGGAAAAGAAAGTCTTGCCTCTTGAAAATCCAAGAGAGATGATGGCACGCTGGAAGGTAGGTAATCCAGACCTCAAGACTGTGGTTAAAGATGCTCTGCTTTCTGGCAGACTCCCTTTGGCTGTTCTTCAACTGCATCTTCATCAATCAGAAGATTTAATTGCCGACAAAGGGCCTCACGATACTTTTACTGAAGTTCGTGACATTGGCAGAGCTGTTGCTTATGACTTATTTCTGAAG GGTGAAACTGAACTTGCTGTTGCAACACTTCAAAGACTTGGAGAGAACATTGAATACTGTCTCAAACAGCTTTTGTTTGGCACCGTAAGGAGATCCTTACGAGCCCAGATTGCTGAGGAAATGAAAAGATATGGATATCTAGGACCATATGAGTTGAAGATATTGGAAGACATGTCATTGATTGAG AGTCTCTATCCAAGCAGTGGTTTCTGGAAAACATATCATCACCGGCTGAAAGATACCAGTGTTCCATCAGATTCTGTTTCACCGGTAGAAAATAGATTAAGGCTCTTGCATAACCATTCATTTGATAGTCTTGTCATTGAATGTGGTGAGATTGATGGAATTGTCTTGGATACATGGATGAATATTGATGAAAATTCCTCTGCTCTGGAAGTTGACGATGATGATGCTCATGTTGGATATTGGGCTGCTGCTGCTGTCTGGTTTGATGCCTGGGAGCAAAGAACTGTTGACCGG ATGATACTGAATCAATCTTTTCGTTCAGACATTTCTTTATTGTGGGAATCACAACTTGACTACCACTTGTGCCGTAATAATTGGAAGGAAGTCTTTAGATTGTTAGACTTAATGCCTGCATATGTCCGATCTGCTGGAAGCCTTCAGCTCAATTTGGATGTTGTACAGCCTGTGTCAACTTCACCATGCCATGTGAAGTCGTCTAATTATGGAAATTTTCTATGCTCTCTTGAAGAATTGGATTCTGTATGCATGGAAGTTCCAGATGTCCAAATATATAAGTTTTCACCTGATATTTGCTCTGGGTGGATAAGGATGCTTATGGAGGAAAAGCTTGCAaaaagatttatatttttgaggGAATATTGGGAAGGGACAACGGAATTGGTAGCTCTTTTGGCTCGTTCAGGTTACATATCTGGCAAAAATAATTTCTGGTTGGAGGATGATCACAATGAGGCTTCATTAGTTAGAGATGGAACTGCACAAGCCTtgcataaaatatttgtgcaccACTGTGCACAATATAACTTGCCAAATGTTTTGGATCTGTACCTTGACCATCATCGTTTGGTCCTTGATCTCGATTCACTTTATGCATTACAGGAATCTGCA GTTGATTGTGAATGGGCAAGATGGCTTCTCTTATCTAGAGTTAAGGGGTCTGAATACAAGGCTTCACTTGCCAATGCTCGTTCAATTATGTCACGTGATTTAGCTCCTAGAAGTGACCTTGGTGTTCTGGAGTTGGATGAAATAATTCAAACTGTTGATGACATAGCTGAAGGAGGGGGAGAAATGGCAGCTCTAGCTACTCTGATGCATGCTTCTATCCCCATTCAAAGCTGCTTAAATAGTGGTGGTGTAAATAGACACAGTAATTCCTCTGCCCAGTGCACATTGGAGAATCTTAGGCCGACATTGCTAAGGTTTCCTACATTGTGGCGCACACTTGTTGGAGCATGTCTTGGTCAAGATACGAAGGGCTTGTTGGTCACCAAAGCAAAAACTG TTGGACATGCAGCTTTATCGGACTATCTTAGTTGGCGCGATGACATTTTTTTGTCTACTGGACGTGATACTTCACTTCTTCAAATGCTTCCGTGCTGGTTTCCTAAGCCCGTAAGAAGATTGATACAGCTTTATGTCCAG GGTCCTCTTGGTTGCCAATCATTTTCAGCGTTCCCTATGGGGGAAACTTTGCTACACAGAGATATTGACTTATTCATAAGTCCTGATTTGCCTGCTGAGATAAGTGCAATCTCCTGGGAGGCAACTATCCAACGACACATTGAAGAAGAACTACACGGTTCATTACTTGAG GAAAATGGATTTGGACTTGAGCATCATTTGCATCGTGGACGGGCGTTGGCAGCTTTTAACCAAATTCTTGGCCATAGAGTTCAAAATCTGAAGTCAGAATGGGAAGCCAGTAGCTCATCTCATGGGCAATCTAACATTCAATCAGATGTTCAGAAAATTCTTTCACCACTAGAACAACGCGAAGATACTCTTCTTTCATCt GTTTTGTCAACTGCAATTTTGCATTTTGAGGATTCTATGCTTGTTGCTTCATGTGCTTTTCTTCTGGAGCTATGTGGTTTATCTGCCAGCAAGATGCGCATCGACGTTGCTGTGCTAAAACGGATATCTTCTTTCTACAAATCAAGTGAAACTAATGAAAATCTCAAGCAATTATCACCTAATGGATCTGTGTTTCATGCCATATCCCATGAAGGTGATGTAACAGAATCTCTTGCTCGAGCTCTAGCTGATGAATACTTGCACAAGGATTCTCCTGTAATTGCTTCCAAAGTGGGAGCTTCAAGTAAACAGTCTTCACGAGCTCTTATGCTTGTCTTACACCATTTGGAAAAGGCAAGCCTTCCACGGTTGATTGATGGAAATACCTATGGGTCATGGATATTATGTGGAAATGGTGATGGAAATGAGTTAAGATCTCACCGAAAGGTTTCCAGCCAGCACTGGTCTTTGGTAACAAATTTTTGTAGGTTGCACCAGCTTCCCTTAAGTACAAAGTACCTTTCTGTATTAGCAAGAGACAATGACTGG ATTGAATTTTTGTCTGAAGCTCAGATCGGAGGATATCCATTTGATACAGTAGTCCAAGTG GCATCGAAAGAATTCAGTGATCCACGTCTCAGACTTCATATGTTAACAGTTTTGAGAGGAATGCAATCGAAGAAAAAGGCAGGCTCCGCATCATTCTTGGACACACTGGAGAAAAACAGTGAAACAACGTTTCCTGATGAAAACATATGCATTCCAGTTGAACTCTTCCAAATATTAGCAGTGTGCGAAAAGCAAAAGTGTCCAGGGGAGGCTCTCTTGATTAAAGCAAAAGAGTTGTCCTGGTCAACATTGGCAATGGTTGCTTCATGTTTCCTTGATGTCTCTCCATTGTCATGTCTGACAGTGTGGTTGGAAATTACTGCAGCAAG AGAAACTTCATCGATCAAGGTGAACGACACTGCTTCTCAGATTGCAGACAATGTTGGAGCGGCTGTAAATGCAACAAATTCCCTACCTGTAGGTGACAGAGTACTCACATTTCATTATAATAGGCAGAGTCCTAAACGTCGACGGTTAATAAGTCCTGCTTCACTAGACTCCGCAGCTTCTGCAATGTCTGACATCTCAAGTACTTCTATAAATGAAGGAATATTTCATTCCCAAGGTAAGACTATGGAGGATGAAATAACAGAAGAACAATGTGGATCTGTTAATGTTGCAAGGGTTTCCGATGAAGGACCTGCTTCTCTTTCCAAGATGGTTGCAGTGCTTTGTGAACAGCAGTTGTTCTCACCTTTGCTAAGGGCGTTTGAGATGTTCCTTCCATCATGTCCCTTGCTGCCATTTGTCCGTGCTCTTCAG GCATTTTCACAAATGCGACTCTCAGAAGCTTCTGCACATTTGGGCTCCTTTTCTGCTCGAATTAAGGAAGAACCGATGCACGTACAGGCAAATTTAGGAAGAGAGGGGCAGATTGGGACATCATGGATTAGTTCTACTGCTGCTACAGCTGCTGATGCTGTGCTTTCAACCTGCCCTTCTCCATATGAGAAAAGATGCTTGCTGCAACTTCTTGCTGCCACAGACTTTGGTGATGGTGGATATGCTGCGGCATACTATCGAAGGCTTTATTGGAAAATTAATTTAGCAGAGCCTTTACTTCGTAAAGATGATGAGTTGCATTTAGGTAATGAAAATTGGGATGATGCTTCACTCTTGTCTGCACTAGAAAAAAATAGACACTGGGAGCAAGCAAGGAACTGGGCCAAGCAGTTGGAGGCCAGTGGTGCACCCTGGAAATCTGCTATGCATCATGTTACTGAATCACAG GCTGAATCTATGGTTGCTGAATGGAAGGAATTTCTTTGGGATGTGGCAGAAGAGAGGGTTGCTTTATGGAGCCACTGCCACACACTATTCATCAGATATTCCTTTCCTTCTCTTCAA GCTGggttattttttcttaaacatGCCGAAGCTGTTGAGAAAGATCTTCCTGCAAGGGAGCTTCATGAACTTTTATTGCTTTCTCTGCAATGGCTGAGTGGGATGATTAGTCTTTCCAACCC TGTCTGCCCGCTGCAACTTCTGCGTGAAATTGAAACCAAAGTATGGCTCTTAGCCGTTGAATCCGAGACTCAGGTGAAGAGTGAAGGAGACATCAATTTTACCTTTTCTATCAGGGAGAATGCTAGCAAGAACGACTCCAGTATTATTGACCGAACTGCAAGTATAATAGCAAAGATGGACAACCATATAAATACAATGAGGAATAGAACTGTAGAAAAATATGAGTCCAGGGAAAACAACCAAATCCCTCACAAGAATCAAGTGGTGGATGCTCCTCTTTCAACTTCTTTTGGTGGGAGTACAAAGCCAAAACGAAGGGCCAAAGGATATGTGGCGTTGAGACGCCCAGCTCTTGACTCGGTAGAAAAAAGTGCAGATACCGATGATGGATCCAATACTATCAGTTTCAAAAATGAGTTGCAATTACAAGAAGAAAACTTGAAAGTGGAGATGTCTTTTTCTAGGTGGGAGGAAAGGGTTGGAGCAGCAGAGTTGGAAAGAGCTGTTCTTTCGTTATTGGAATTTGGGCAAATCACTGCCGCCAAGCAACTACAGTACAAATTCTCCCCTGGACAAATGCCATCCGAGTTTAGACTTGTGGATGCAGCCTTGAAGCTTGCTTCTATGTCAACTCCTCCTAGCAATATATCAGTGTCAATGCTTGATGAGGAAGTGCGTTCAGTTATGCAGATGTATGGTTTAATGAATGATAAGCACCGTGTTGACCCACTTCAG ATTTTGGAGAGTTTGGTGGTCATTTTTACGGAAGGCAGTGGGCGTGGGCTATGTAAGAGAATAATAGCAGTTATAAAAGCTGCAAACACCTTGGGCCTCTCATTTCTTGAGGCATTCAATAAGCAACCAATTGAGCTACTACAGCTGCTTTCTCTTAAAGCACAAGAGTCCTTTGAGGAGGCCAAATTTCTTGTGCAGACTCATCCGATGCCAGCTACCAGTATTGCTCAAATACTTGCAGAATCTTTCCTGAAG GGTGTGTTAGCTGCACATCGTGGAGGATATATGGATTCACAAAAAGAGGAAGGCCCTGCTCCCCTGCTGTGGAGATTCTCAGACTTCTTGAAATGGGCAGAGCTTTGCCCCTCTGAACCAGAGATCGGGCATGCTTTAATGCGATTGGTGATAACTGGACAAGAAATACCACATGCCTGTGAG GTTGAGCTTCTTATTCTGTCCCATCACTTCTACAAATCATCTGCTTGCCTTGATGGAGTTGATGTTCTCGTGGCCCTTGCTGCAACTAGGGTTGATGCTTATGTGTTGGAGGGTGAATTCTCGTGTTTGGCTCGCCTGATAACTGGAGTTGGAAATTTTTATGCGCTCAATTTCATTCTTGGAATTCTTATAGAAAATGGTCAATTGGATCTTCTTCTTCAGAAGTATTCTGCTGCCGCAGACACAAACACAGGCACTGCTGAGGCTGTCAGAGGATTTCGAATGGCAGTTCTTACATCTTTGAAGCATTTCAACCCTAATGACCTTGATGCATTTGCCCTG GTCTACACTCATTTTGATATGAAACATGAGACAGCTACTCTTTTAGAGTCTAGAGCAGAGCAATCGTGTGAACAGTGGTTTCGCCGCTATAACAAGGACCAGAATGAAGACTTATTGGATTCCATGCGCTACTTCATTGAAGCTGCTGAAGTTCACTCTTCCATTGATGCTGGCAATAAAACACGTAAGGATTGTGCTCAAGCTTCCCTTCTGTCCCTTCAAATACGAATGCCAGATTTCAATTGGCTTTATCAATCAGAAACCAACGCTAGACGAGCCTTAGTTGAGCAGTCTCGTTTCCAAGAAGCTTTAATTGTAGCTGAAGCTTATAACTTGAACCAGCCAAGTGAATGGGCTTTGGTACTCTGGAACCAAATGCTCAAACCTGAAGTCATGGAGGAGTTTGTAGCTGAATTTGTGGCAGTTCTACCTCTTCAGCCTTCAATGTTGAATGATTTGGCAAGATTTTATAGAGCTGAAGTGGCTGCAAGAGGGGATCAATCTCATTTCTCTGTATGGCTCACAGGGGGAGGGTTGCCTGCTGAATGGGCTAAATATTTAGGAAGATCATTCAGGTGTTTGCTGAAACGGACAAGGGATTTGAGGTTGCGAGTGCAGTTGGCTACAGTGGCAACTGGATTTGGGGATGTAATTGATGCATGCACGCAAGAAATGGATAAGGTCCCTGACAATGCGGCACCCTTAGTGCTAAGGAAAGGTCATGGTGGAGCTTACCTCCCTTTAATGTGA